Proteins co-encoded in one Papaver somniferum cultivar HN1 chromosome 5, ASM357369v1, whole genome shotgun sequence genomic window:
- the LOC113280414 gene encoding F-box protein CPR1-like translates to MKVESHIFDMRRHAGEDLVLWNPSTKESKKLSEPVVTDSFWRYGKSQNNGLGLGYKSIIDDFKIIRIDVFYDYPICHGCKVNVYTLRSNSWKELPNIIPYDVCLPRPYRTKPALVNGYLHWVGTPVDGQGTRTDSKVILSFNLENDVCSEVPVTQQLRKSLFQNRKADSTAGSPSDEFLVGSLDGCLCILSGYNIPNTYFRSIKNIELWVMKEYGVMQSWTKLSTFTRDSIQRSTIMLSQMESIDFVDDKVLFMGGAGDRVYISILIYDPKHGTSRRVRIQYNSLHCPKIETYFESLTSLN, encoded by the coding sequence ATGAAGGTAGAAAGTCATATCTTTGACATGCGCCGTCATGCTGGTGAGGATCTTGTTCTTTGGAATCCATCTACCAAGGAATCAAAGAAATTATCAGAACCGGTGGTAACAGATAGTTTCTGGCGGTACGGGAAAAGCCAGAATAACGGGCTTGGACTTGGTTATAAAAGTATAATTGATGATTTCAAGATTATAAGAATTGATGTCTTTTATGATTATCCGATTTGTCATGGTTGTAAAGTCAATGTATACACGTTGAGATCAAATTCATGGAAAGAATTACCAAATATTATTCCTTATGATGTTTGCCTGCCTCGACCCTATAGGACTAAGCCTGCGCTTGTTAATGGATATCTTCACTGGGTTGGCACTCCGGTAGATGGACAGGGAACCAGAACTGACTCCAAGGTTATACTTTCTTTTAATTTGGAAAACGATGTCTGCAGTGAAGTTCCAGTTACCCAACAACTCCGTAAATCACTTTTTCAAAATAGGAAGGCAGACTCCACTGCAGGGTCACCTTCCGATGAATTTTTGGTGGGTAGTTTGGATGGTTGTCTTTGTATACTCAGCGGCTACAATATACCTAATACCTACTTTAGGAGTATCAAGAATATTGAGTTATGGGTCATGAAAGAGTATGGAGTTATGCAATCTTGGACTAAGCTTTCTACATTTACAAGAGATTCTATACAGAGGTCTACTATAATGCTCTCTCAGATGGAATCAATCGATTTTGTGGACGATAAGGTTTTGTTTATGGGTGGTGCAGGAGATAGGGTTTATATTTCAATACTTATATATGACCCAAAACATGGAACATCTAGGCGTGTTAGAATTCAATATAACTCGCTCCATTGTCCTAAAATAGAGACTTACTTTGAGAGCCTAACATCACTTAATTAA
- the LOC113284099 gene encoding inositol transporter 1-like, whose product MTIISLPGSSGYLNPTEITGKKVTYFSNRYVLGLTLTAGIGGLLFGYDTGVISGALLYIKDDFPVVNNNNFLQETIVSMAIFGAIIGAAVGGWLNDAHGRKKATLIADVIFAVGSVVMAAAPDPYVLIFGRLLVGLGIGAASVTAPVYIAEASPSEIRGGLVSTNVLMITGGQFLSYLVNLAFTEVPGTWRWMLGVSGVPAVVQFILMLFLPESPRWLYMKNEKSEAIAVLSKIYDPDRLEVEVDLLSAALEEETLSKNSVKYTDVFKSKEIRLAFLAGAGLQAFQQFTGINTVMYYSPTIVQMAGFTSNKLALLLSLIVAGMNAIGTVLGIILIDRFGRRRLALTSLFGVVLSLIVLSGAFFLQSSQSFSEICEAYILNGSCKSSSAWFAIAGLVLYIAFFSPGMGPVPWAVNSEIYPGKYRGVCGGMSATVNWISNLIVAQSFLSIAAAVGTASTFLILAGVAVIAIFFVLAFVPETKGLSFEQVERLWKVRAWGSAYETESLLENGSDRNGIYVA is encoded by the exons ATGACGATAATTTCATTACCTGGTAGCTCAGGGTATTTGAATCCAACAGAAATTACTGGGAAAAAAGTTACATATTTCAGTAACCGTTATGTACTAGGGTTAACTCTTACTGCTGGTATTGGTGGATTGCTCTTTGGATATGATACAG GTGTTATATCTGGGGCCCTTCTGTACATTAAAGATGATTTCCCGGTGGTTAATAATAACAACTTCTTACAG GAGACAATTGTTAGCATGGCAATCTTTGGAGCAATTATTGGAGCCGCAGTTGGTGGGTGGTTGAATGATGCACATGGACGTAAAAAAGCTACTCTTATTGCTGATGTAATCTTTGCAGTTGGTTCAGTTGTCATGGCTGCTGCACCAGATCCGTACGTTCTTATCTTTGGCCGACTCTTGGTTGGCTTGGGCATTGGTGCTGCATCTGTTACAGCTCCTGTCTACATTGCAGAAGCATCTCCATCTGAAATAAGGGGAGGACTAGTGAGCACAAATGTCCTGATGATTACTGGTGGCCAGTTTCTTTCGTATCTTGTTAACCTAGCTTTCACTGAG GTTCCCGGGACATGGCGTTGGATGCTTGGAGTTTCTGGTGTACCAGCTGTTGTTCAGTTCATTCTGATGCTTTTCTTACCTGAATCTCCTCGCTGGCTCTACATGAAG AATGAGAAATCTGAGGCTATTGCTGTGCTTTCTAAAATCTATGATCCCGATCGGTTGGAAGTGGAAGTAGACCTGCTATCTGCTGCTTTAGAGGAAGAAACTCTATCTAAAAATTCAGTGAAGTACACCGATGTATTTAAATCTAAGGAAATCAGGCTCGCATTTCTTGCTGGAGCTGGTCTGCAG GCGTTTCAGCAATTCACTGGAATCAACACAGTAATGTATTACAGTCCCACAATCGTACAGATGGCTGGATTTACTTCAAACAAGTTGGCATTACTCCTCTCCCTTATTGTGGCTGGCATGAACGCTATTGGAACAGTGTTGGGAATCATCCTAATAGATCGCTTTGGAAGACGCCGACTAGCCCTTACCAGTTTGTTTGGTGTGGTGTTATCTCTAATAGTTCTTTCTggagcattcttcttacagtcatCGCAATCTTTTTCAGAAATCTGTGAGGCTTACATCCTCAACGGAAGCTGCAAAAGCAGTTCTGCTTGGTTCGCTATTGCAGGATTAGTACTTTACATAGCCTTCTTCTCCCCCGGCATGGGTCCTGTACCATGGGCGGTAAACTCTGAGATATATCCAGGGAAGTACCGCGGAGTTTGCGGTGGGATGTCTGCTACAGTAAATTGGATTTCAAATCTTATTGTAGCACAATCTTTCCTCTCAATTGCTGCTGCTGTGGGCACTGCTTCCACATTTTTGATTCTTGCTGGGGTGGCTGTCATCGCCATCTTTTTTGTGCTCGCTTTTGTACCGGAAACAAAAGGTTTAAGCTTTGAGCAGGTAGAGAGGCTCTGGAAAGTAAGAGCTTGGGGGAGTGCTTACGAGACAGAAAGTCTCCTTGAGAATGGTAGTGATAGAAATGGTATATATGTAGCATAG